A genome region from Bradyrhizobium commune includes the following:
- a CDS encoding TfoX/Sxy family protein yields MDREFLIDLFADFGPVAIRKMFSGHGISADGVNFALSLRAGLFFRADEVTIPDYQAEGSKPFQYSTRAKTVVVNSYWELPARLFDDSAELAQWARAALAAAQRAKVKKRPKGKKAAAKRAAAKKAVARKRPAKKAAKKPLRRVGKAKRAHR; encoded by the coding sequence ATGGACCGCGAATTCCTGATCGACCTGTTCGCCGATTTCGGCCCCGTCGCCATCCGGAAGATGTTCTCGGGCCACGGCATCTCCGCCGACGGCGTCAATTTCGCGCTGTCGCTGCGCGCCGGCCTGTTTTTCCGTGCCGACGAGGTGACGATCCCGGACTATCAGGCGGAAGGCTCAAAGCCGTTCCAGTATTCGACCCGCGCCAAGACCGTGGTGGTGAACTCCTATTGGGAGCTGCCCGCGCGCCTGTTCGACGATTCCGCGGAGCTTGCGCAATGGGCGAGGGCAGCACTCGCCGCCGCCCAGCGCGCCAAGGTGAAGAAGCGGCCAAAGGGGAAGAAGGCGGCGGCGAAAAGGGCGGCAGCGAAGAAGGCGGTCGCCAGGAAGCGGCCGGCCAAGAAAGCAGCCAAGAAGCCGCTGCGTAGGGTGGGTAAAGCGAAGCGTGCCCACCGTTAG